The following proteins are encoded in a genomic region of Haloarcula salinisoli:
- a CDS encoding ribbon-helix-helix protein, CopG family: MDEAFLNLEEVDVELDEALLEAVDDKAFADHRDNRDAAVRDLLDEWLKQRGDC; the protein is encoded by the coding sequence ATGGACGAAGCGTTCCTCAACCTCGAAGAAGTCGACGTCGAGCTGGACGAGGCGCTGCTGGAAGCGGTCGACGACAAGGCCTTCGCGGACCACCGGGACAACCGCGATGCCGCGGTCCGGGACCTGCTGGACGAGTGGTTGAAACAGCGCGGCGACTGCTGA
- a CDS encoding cupin domain-containing protein, with protein sequence MERTHLDFDRYFEVVMGTDEAQAAEMTVEPGRSVGGPDNYHPDSDQWLFVVSGTGVATVDGDEQRIEAGDLLRIEAGERHGIANDGEEPLETVNFYTPPR encoded by the coding sequence ATGGAGCGTACGCACCTCGACTTCGACCGCTACTTCGAGGTCGTCATGGGGACCGACGAGGCACAGGCCGCCGAGATGACCGTCGAACCCGGCCGCAGCGTCGGCGGCCCCGACAACTACCACCCTGACAGCGACCAGTGGCTGTTCGTCGTCTCGGGGACGGGCGTCGCCACGGTCGACGGCGACGAGCAGCGCATCGAGGCCGGCGACCTGCTCCGTATCGAGGCCGGCGAGCGCCACGGTATCGCAAACGACGGCGAGGAACCGCTGGAGACGGTGAATTTCTACACGCCGCCCCGATAG
- a CDS encoding hemolysin family protein, with protein MQPVEIALRLLAGVALILANGFFVAIEFALTRARQFTESEFVGDGNPALERAWEMTDDLEIYLTSCQVGITASSIAVGIVAEPALAALFEPTFAGSRLAGIGLGAAIAFAIINLVHLTHGEQTPTYLGVERSRFVCRYGATPLYWFAKLISPLISVGDSVAKWTLGLFGVEMSGAWLETEEDVIESRGDLRNKLHATLEEGDLSEERREEVLAALHAGDQQVRDVMVPAADVVALSTTDGDAENAHKVAETPHTRYPLIGENSDDLLGIVYVPELLRAANAQSGDDDLLAGVELEAVAAPPMTISADTSVSDAIDRFQAESQELAVVLEDGEVLGLLTVTDALEAVVGDIRDPMDEQAGVA; from the coding sequence ATGCAACCGGTCGAGATAGCGCTGCGGCTGCTCGCCGGGGTCGCGCTCATCCTCGCCAACGGCTTTTTCGTCGCTATCGAGTTCGCGCTGACCCGGGCACGGCAGTTCACCGAGTCGGAGTTCGTGGGGGACGGGAACCCGGCACTGGAACGGGCCTGGGAGATGACGGACGACCTCGAGATCTACCTGACGAGCTGTCAGGTCGGTATCACGGCTTCCTCCATCGCCGTCGGTATCGTCGCCGAGCCAGCTCTGGCCGCGCTGTTCGAGCCGACCTTCGCCGGGTCGCGACTGGCCGGCATCGGGCTGGGGGCCGCCATCGCCTTCGCCATCATCAACCTCGTCCACCTCACCCACGGCGAACAGACGCCGACCTACCTCGGAGTGGAGCGCTCCCGCTTCGTCTGTCGGTACGGCGCGACACCGCTGTACTGGTTCGCCAAGCTCATCTCGCCGCTCATCTCCGTCGGCGACAGCGTCGCGAAGTGGACGCTGGGCCTCTTCGGCGTCGAGATGTCCGGCGCGTGGCTCGAGACCGAGGAGGACGTCATCGAGAGCCGCGGAGACCTCCGAAACAAGCTCCATGCGACGCTGGAGGAGGGCGACCTCTCCGAGGAACGGCGCGAGGAAGTGCTGGCGGCGCTGCACGCCGGCGACCAGCAGGTCCGGGACGTGATGGTCCCAGCCGCGGACGTCGTCGCGCTCTCGACGACCGACGGCGACGCCGAGAACGCCCACAAGGTCGCCGAGACGCCCCACACCCGGTATCCGCTAATCGGCGAGAACAGCGACGACCTGCTGGGCATCGTCTACGTCCCCGAACTGCTCCGGGCGGCGAACGCACAGTCCGGCGACGACGACCTGCTCGCGGGCGTCGAGCTCGAAGCCGTCGCCGCGCCGCCGATGACGATATCGGCCGACACGAGTGTCAGCGACGCCATCGACCGCTTCCAGGCTGAGAGTCAGGAGCTGGCCGTTGTGTTAGAAGACGGCGAGGTGCTGGGCCTGCTCACCGTCACCGACGCGCTGGAGGCCGTCGTCGGCGACATCCGCGACCCGATGGACGAACAGGCTGGGGTGGCATAG
- a CDS encoding oxidoreductase has protein sequence MSRWIVEEMSPMEGETVVVTGANSGLGYEATKAFADADATVVMACRSEERGEEAATDIRREIRGGNLEVRVCDLADLDSVATFAEGLREEADGIDVLCNNAGVMAIPRQETADGFEKQLGVNHLGHFALTGHLLPELRASEGESRVVTQSSQAHTAGEMDFSDLQSEREYGKWSAYGRSKLANLLFAYELQRRLAESGADLKSVACHPGYAATDLQFRGPREMESNVRLNVMKVANKLFGQSAERGALPMLYAATSDAVTGGEYVGPSGFMRMRGSPEFQESNAASKNEADAEQLWTVSEELTGVEYDFE, from the coding sequence ATGTCACGCTGGATAGTCGAAGAGATGTCGCCGATGGAGGGGGAGACGGTGGTCGTCACCGGCGCCAACAGCGGGCTCGGCTACGAGGCGACCAAGGCCTTCGCCGACGCCGACGCGACCGTGGTGATGGCCTGCCGGAGCGAGGAGCGTGGCGAGGAGGCCGCGACGGATATCCGCCGCGAGATACGGGGCGGGAATCTGGAGGTTCGGGTCTGTGACCTGGCGGACCTCGACAGCGTCGCGACCTTCGCCGAGGGGCTCCGCGAGGAGGCCGACGGCATCGACGTGCTCTGTAACAACGCCGGCGTGATGGCCATCCCCCGTCAGGAGACGGCCGACGGCTTCGAGAAGCAACTCGGGGTGAACCACCTGGGCCACTTCGCGCTGACTGGTCACCTGTTGCCCGAACTCCGCGCGAGCGAAGGTGAGAGCCGCGTCGTCACGCAGTCCTCACAGGCCCACACCGCCGGCGAGATGGACTTCTCGGATCTACAATCGGAACGCGAGTACGGCAAGTGGTCGGCCTACGGCCGCTCGAAGCTGGCGAACCTCCTCTTTGCCTACGAACTCCAGCGTCGACTGGCCGAGAGCGGGGCCGACCTGAAAAGTGTCGCCTGCCATCCGGGCTATGCCGCCACGGACCTGCAGTTCCGGGGGCCCCGGGAGATGGAGTCTAACGTGCGGCTGAACGTGATGAAAGTCGCCAACAAGCTGTTCGGCCAGTCGGCCGAGCGTGGGGCCTTGCCGATGCTGTACGCCGCGACCAGCGACGCGGTCACGGGCGGTGAGTACGTCGGTCCCAGCGGGTTCATGCGAATGCGCGGGTCACCGGAGTTCCAGGAATCGAACGCCGCCTCGAAGAACGAGGCCGACGCCGAGCAGCTCTGGACCGTCTCCGAGGAGCTGACCGGCGTCGAGTACGACTTCGAGTAG
- a CDS encoding glutaredoxin family protein, with protein sequence MSDVSVTVYTRENCHLCAEAIDTIERVADEEGVAVEMDLVDVDTDEQLREEYGERVPYVLLDGSPAFKYRVDEARLRRKLSE encoded by the coding sequence ATGAGCGACGTCTCGGTCACCGTCTACACCCGCGAGAACTGTCACCTCTGTGCGGAAGCCATCGACACCATCGAACGGGTCGCCGACGAGGAAGGCGTCGCGGTCGAGATGGACCTGGTCGACGTGGACACGGACGAGCAACTCCGCGAGGAGTACGGCGAGCGGGTGCCCTACGTCCTGCTCGACGGCTCACCGGCGTTCAAATACCGGGTGGACGAGGCGCGACTGCGCCGGAAGCTGTCGGAGTGA
- a CDS encoding type II toxin-antitoxin system PemK/MazF family toxin, translating to MSYEQGEVWWGPAPHKSGPAYRPWVVVSDRTQPFAHTECIGLAMTTQQHESGITVPEDAWVRGGSQKQSYISPWYTATLKHRDLDRQQGTLDSALVATAIEAFHSYTAAADE from the coding sequence ATGAGCTACGAACAGGGCGAAGTCTGGTGGGGTCCGGCACCACATAAATCGGGGCCCGCCTACAGACCGTGGGTAGTCGTCAGCGACCGGACACAGCCGTTTGCGCACACCGAGTGTATCGGACTTGCGATGACGACACAGCAGCACGAGTCGGGCATCACTGTCCCCGAAGATGCGTGGGTTCGGGGAGGGTCCCAGAAGCAGTCGTACATCTCGCCGTGGTACACGGCAACGCTCAAGCATCGGGACCTCGACCGCCAGCAAGGAACTCTCGACAGTGCGCTCGTCGCGACAGCAATCGAAGCCTTCCACAGCTACACCGCAGCTGCGGACGAGTGA
- a CDS encoding MarR family transcriptional regulator: MPIDIDRFEEESVEELRAGGPTNAEEILGFLATHPGQAYTPKEIHEATAVARGSVGVVLSRLEERGLVRHRGDYWALGDVEDVETTLSSLGVARTVTERFGPEDPDEWGPGIDSETE, translated from the coding sequence ATGCCCATCGACATCGACCGCTTCGAGGAGGAATCGGTCGAAGAACTCCGCGCTGGCGGGCCGACGAACGCCGAGGAGATTCTCGGGTTTCTCGCTACCCATCCCGGACAGGCATATACGCCAAAGGAGATTCACGAGGCCACGGCTGTCGCCCGGGGGAGCGTCGGCGTAGTGCTCTCCCGGCTGGAGGAGCGCGGGCTCGTGCGTCATCGAGGGGACTACTGGGCACTCGGTGACGTCGAGGACGTCGAGACGACGCTCAGTTCGCTCGGCGTCGCCCGGACAGTCACCGAGCGATTCGGACCCGAGGACCCCGACGAGTGGGGGCCAGGGATAGATTCTGAGACGGAGTAA
- the thiE gene encoding thiamine phosphate synthase, which yields MPDWSVYLVTGESLSAGRSTREIVERAIEGGVGVVQLREKDQSVRERYEMGREIRDLCREAGVTFVVNDRVDLAQALDADGVHLGDDDLPVPVARELLGAEAVIGRSVSTVAAAKAAADAGADYLGVGTVYRTQSKDDIPEDEHGVGPERVAEIADAVDIPLVGIGGITAENADAVAAAGADGVAVITAITRAEDPAAATAALDEAVERGKQERASGL from the coding sequence ATGCCCGACTGGAGCGTCTATCTGGTGACCGGGGAGTCGCTGTCGGCGGGGCGGTCCACCCGCGAAATCGTCGAGCGAGCCATCGAGGGGGGCGTCGGTGTCGTCCAGTTACGCGAGAAGGACCAGAGCGTCCGCGAGCGCTACGAGATGGGCCGGGAGATTCGCGACCTGTGTCGCGAGGCCGGCGTCACGTTCGTCGTCAACGACCGTGTCGACCTCGCCCAGGCCCTCGATGCCGACGGCGTCCACCTGGGTGACGACGACCTGCCGGTGCCGGTCGCCCGGGAACTGCTGGGTGCCGAGGCTGTCATCGGCCGGTCGGTGTCGACAGTCGCGGCCGCGAAAGCGGCCGCGGACGCCGGTGCGGACTATCTGGGCGTCGGGACCGTCTACCGCACCCAGTCGAAAGACGATATCCCCGAAGACGAGCACGGCGTCGGCCCCGAGCGGGTGGCCGAAATCGCCGACGCTGTCGACATCCCGCTGGTCGGTATCGGCGGCATCACGGCCGAGAACGCCGACGCGGTGGCCGCGGCCGGCGCCGACGGCGTGGCCGTCATAACGGCGATTACGCGGGCCGAAGACCCGGCGGCGGCGACGGCGGCGCTGGATGAGGCCGTCGAGCGGGGGAAACAGGAGCGGGCGTCGGGACTGTAG
- a CDS encoding rhomboid family intramembrane serine protease, translating to MDVSARRVVGYVPVTVLGIALVSGALAAGGIRFHDVFEFEGLPWLLNPFNYTVNMLFHADWGHYAGNMRLWLPFGILMTWLTSNRHVLWLVVTIGFGKTATGILIQGPTVGMSGVVFGVGAAVLVRSTGYALQDSSLETLQIIVFGLLTPLATGFLLVMIFAGPRWIADFSHFLGFLFGGAIEAMYVFDEHEDGRDSEGRTISKTVGR from the coding sequence ATGGACGTGTCGGCGAGACGGGTGGTGGGATACGTCCCCGTCACAGTGCTGGGAATCGCGCTGGTGAGCGGCGCCCTCGCGGCCGGCGGAATCAGGTTCCACGACGTCTTCGAGTTCGAGGGACTCCCGTGGTTACTGAACCCGTTCAACTACACCGTGAACATGCTCTTTCACGCGGACTGGGGCCACTACGCCGGGAACATGCGGCTGTGGCTCCCCTTCGGCATCCTCATGACCTGGCTCACCAGTAACCGACACGTCCTCTGGCTGGTGGTCACAATCGGCTTCGGAAAGACCGCGACGGGCATCCTCATCCAGGGGCCGACGGTCGGTATGAGCGGCGTCGTCTTCGGGGTCGGTGCCGCGGTGCTCGTTCGGTCGACCGGGTACGCGCTACAGGACTCGTCGCTCGAGACCCTGCAGATCATCGTCTTTGGCCTGCTGACGCCGCTGGCCACCGGGTTCCTCCTCGTCATGATATTCGCCGGACCACGGTGGATCGCCGATTTCTCACATTTCCTCGGCTTCCTGTTCGGGGGTGCCATCGAAGCGATGTACGTCTTCGACGAGCACGAGGACGGGAGAGACAGCGAGGGACGCACGATTTCGAAGACCGTCGGTCGGTGA